The following coding sequences are from one Arvicanthis niloticus isolate mArvNil1 chromosome 14, mArvNil1.pat.X, whole genome shotgun sequence window:
- the LOC117719703 gene encoding protocadherin beta-14 isoform X2: MEMSSHTKVWCEARQVMILITSMLLWEVGSESIQYAMLEETESGTFVANLTKDLGLRMGELAARDARVVFKGNRQYLQLDPQTQDLVLNENLDREELCGSTEPCVLSFRVLLKNPLQFYQAELRLQDVNDHAPEFMEDEILLKIVESSHPGAVFPLKIAQDLDVGSNTVQSYTISTNAHFHLLTRNHSDGRKYPELVLDKALDREEQAQIRLTLTALDSGTPPKTGTTQVVIVVLDINDNVPEFAQGLYEVQVQENSPVGSLVITVSAKDLDAGTNGELSYSLFQSSNQVLRAFEINANTGEIRLRKLLDFEEIQSYHMEIEASDGGGLSGKCTVVIDVTDVNDNAPEITMSLLISDIPENAPETVVAIFGISDPDSGDNGKMVCSIQDHLPFLLKPNEENFYTLVTERALDRESRAEYNITIMVADLGTPRLTTQHTITVQVSDVNDNAPAFTQISYTMFVRENNSPALHIGTISATDSDSGSNALITYSLLPPHDPQLALDSLISINADNGQLFALRALDYEVLQAFEFHVGATDQGSPALSSQALVRVVVLDNNDNAPFVLYPLQNASAPCTELLPRAAEPGYLVTKVVAVDRDSGQNAWLSFQLLKATEPGLFSVWAHNGEVRTTRLLSERDVPKHRLVLLVKDNGDPPGSASVTLHVLLVDGFSQPYLPLPEVAHDPAKEEDALTLYLVIALASVSSLFLLSVLLFVGVRLCRKAREASLGGCSIPEGHFPGHLVDVSGAGTLSQSYQYEVCLTGGSGTNEFKFLKPVLPNFLNEGGYRNREENSNFRDCLGFS; this comes from the exons ATGGAGATGTCGTCACACACGAAAGTATGGTGCGAGGCAAGGCAAGTGATGATTTTGATTACATCGATGCTTTTGTGGGAGGTGGGTTCAGAATCAATTCAGTATGCCATGctggaggagacagaaagtgGCACGTTTGTGGCCAACCTGACTAAGGACTTGGGACTAAGGATGGGAGAACTGGCTGCTCGGGACGCTAGAGTGGTTTTCAAGGGGAACAGACAGTATTTGCAGCTTGACCCACAGACCCAGGATTTGGTGCTAAACGAAAACCTGGACCGGGAGGAGCTGTGTGGCTCCACAGAGCCTTGTGTGCTGTCTTTCCGGGTATTACTAAAAAATCCTTTGCAGTTTTATCAAGCTGAACTGAGA CTTCAAGATGTAAACGATCATGCCCCAGAATTCATGGAAGATGAAATTCTCCTTAAAATCGTGGAAAGCAGCCATCCAGGTGCCGTGTTTCCACTGAAAATAGCTCAAGATTTGGACGTAGGGAGCAACACAGTTCAGAGCTATACAATCAGCACCAATGCCCATTTCCACCTTCTCACCCGCAATCACAGCGATGGCAGGAAATACCCAGAGCTGGTGCTAGACAAAGCACTGGACCGGGAGGAGCAGGCACAGATAAGATTAACACTCACTGCTCTGGACAGTGGAACACCTCCCAAAACTGGGACTACCCAGGTTGTCATTGTGGTCCTGGACATTAATGACAATGTCCCTGAATTTGCCCAAGGGCTCTATGAGGTGCAGGTTCAAGAGAACAGCCCCGTGGGCTCCCTTGTCATCACTGTATCCGCAAAAGATTTAGATGCCGGGACAAACGGAGAGCTCTCCTATTCGCTTTTTCAATCTTCAAATCAAGTTCTTCGGGCTTTTGAAATAAACGCAAACACCGGAGAAATTAGACTAAGAAAACTGTTAGACTTTGAGGAAATTCAGTCTTACCACATGGAAATCGAGGCCTCTGATGGAGGAGGCCTTTCAGGAAAATGCACAGTAGTAATAGACGTGACCGATGTAAACGACAACGCTCCTGAAATCACCATGTCATTACTCATCAGTGATATTCCAGAAAACGCCCCTGAAACTGTAGTCGCGATTTTTGGAATTTCAGATCCAGACTCTGGAGACAATGGAAAAATGGTGTGCTCCATCCAAGACCATCTGCCCTTCCTCTTGAAACCTAATGAAGAAAACTTCTACACGTTGGTAACTGAAAGAGCActggacagagagagcagagctgagTACAACATCACCATCATGGTCGCAGACCTGGGCACACCCAGACTCACAACCCAGCACACCATAACAGTGCAGGTTTCTGACGTCAACGACAATGCCCCCGCCTTCACCCAAATCTCATACACCATGTTTGTCAGGGAAAACAACAGCCCCGCCCTGCACATAGGCACCATCAGTGCCACAGACTCAGACTCAGGCTCCAATGCCCTCATCACCTACTCACTGCTGCCACCCCACGACCCACAGCTGGCCCTCGACTCTCTCATCTCTATCAATGCAGACAACGGCCAGCTGTTCGCGCTCAGGGCTTTGGACTATGAGGTCTTGCAGGCCTTTGAGTTCCACGTGGGCGCCACAGACCAAGGCTCACCCGCGCTCAGCAGCCAGGCTCTGGTGCGCGTGGTGGTGCTGGACAACAATGACAATGCACCCTTCGTACTCTACCCGCTGCAGAACGCCTCTGCGCCCTGCACAGAGTTGCTGCCCAGGGCTGCGGAGCCTGGATACCTGGTCACCAAGGTGGTGGCTGTGGATCGCGACTCTGGCCAGAATGCCTGGTTATCATTCCAGCTGCTCAAAGCCACGGAGCCAGGGCTGTTCAGCGTGTGGGCGCACAATGGCGAGGTGCGCACCACCAGGCTGCTGAGCGAGCGCGATGTGCCCAAGCACAGGCTGGTGCTGCTGGTCAAGGACAATGGCGATCCTCCAGGCTCTGCCAGTGTCACGCTGCACGTGTTGCTGGTCGATGGCTTCTCTCAGCCCTACCTGCCTTTGCCAGAGGTGGCACACGACCCTGCAAAAGAAGAAGATGCACTAACACTCTACCTGGTCATTGCCTTGgcctctgtgtcttctctcttcctcttgtctGTGCTGCTGTTTGTGGGGGTGAGGCTATGCAGGAAGGCCAGGGAGGCTTCTCTGGGTGGCTGTTCGATTCCTGAGGGACACTTTCCTGGCCACCTGGTGGATGTCAGCGGTGCGGGGACCCTGTCCCAGAGCTACCAGTATGAGGTGTGTCTGACAGGAGGTAGTGGGACAAATGAGTTTAAATTTCTTAAACCAGTACTTCCCAACTTCTTGAATGAAGGAGGTTACAGGAACAGGGAAGAGAATTCTAATTTTAGGGATTGTTTGGGGTTTAGCTAA
- the LOC117719703 gene encoding protocadherin beta-14 isoform X1 — protein METSLHKAPQKRQVTAIIFLLLLWEAGSATIKYSVLEETDGGSLVGNLAKDLGLSLRELVIRGAQILSKGNKQLLQLEQKSGNLLLKEKLDREELCGSTTPCILHFQVLLKSPVQFIQGEIQLQDVNDHAPEFMEDEILLKIVESSHPGAVFPLKIAQDLDVGSNTVQSYTISTNAHFHLLTRNHSDGRKYPELVLDKALDREEQAQIRLTLTALDSGTPPKTGTTQVVIVVLDINDNVPEFAQGLYEVQVQENSPVGSLVITVSAKDLDAGTNGELSYSLFQSSNQVLRAFEINANTGEIRLRKLLDFEEIQSYHMEIEASDGGGLSGKCTVVIDVTDVNDNAPEITMSLLISDIPENAPETVVAIFGISDPDSGDNGKMVCSIQDHLPFLLKPNEENFYTLVTERALDRESRAEYNITIMVADLGTPRLTTQHTITVQVSDVNDNAPAFTQISYTMFVRENNSPALHIGTISATDSDSGSNALITYSLLPPHDPQLALDSLISINADNGQLFALRALDYEVLQAFEFHVGATDQGSPALSSQALVRVVVLDNNDNAPFVLYPLQNASAPCTELLPRAAEPGYLVTKVVAVDRDSGQNAWLSFQLLKATEPGLFSVWAHNGEVRTTRLLSERDVPKHRLVLLVKDNGDPPGSASVTLHVLLVDGFSQPYLPLPEVAHDPAKEEDALTLYLVIALASVSSLFLLSVLLFVGVRLCRKAREASLGGCSIPEGHFPGHLVDVSGAGTLSQSYQYEVCLTGGSGTNEFKFLKPVLPNFLNEGGYRNREENSNFRDCLGFS, from the coding sequence ATGGAGACATCACTTCACAAGGCACCACAGAAAAGGCAAGTGACCGCCATTATCTTTCTGTTACTACTGTGGGAGGCAGGCAGTGCAACCATTAAGTATTCTGTTCTAGAGGAGACAGACGGGGGCTCTTTGGTGGGGAACCTAGCAAAAGATTTAGGGCTGAGTTTAAGGGAGTTGGTCATCAGGGGTGCCCAGATTCTTTCCAAAGGGAACAAACAGCTCCTGCAGCTGGAGCAGAAGAGTGGAAATTTGCTCCTGAAAGAAAAATTGGATCGAGAGGAGTTATGCGGGAGCACCACCCCGTGCATCCTACATTTCCAGGTGTTACTTAAAAGCCCAGTGCAATTTATTCAAGGGGAAATACAGCTTCAAGATGTAAACGATCATGCCCCAGAATTCATGGAAGATGAAATTCTCCTTAAAATCGTGGAAAGCAGCCATCCAGGTGCCGTGTTTCCACTGAAAATAGCTCAAGATTTGGACGTAGGGAGCAACACAGTTCAGAGCTATACAATCAGCACCAATGCCCATTTCCACCTTCTCACCCGCAATCACAGCGATGGCAGGAAATACCCAGAGCTGGTGCTAGACAAAGCACTGGACCGGGAGGAGCAGGCACAGATAAGATTAACACTCACTGCTCTGGACAGTGGAACACCTCCCAAAACTGGGACTACCCAGGTTGTCATTGTGGTCCTGGACATTAATGACAATGTCCCTGAATTTGCCCAAGGGCTCTATGAGGTGCAGGTTCAAGAGAACAGCCCCGTGGGCTCCCTTGTCATCACTGTATCCGCAAAAGATTTAGATGCCGGGACAAACGGAGAGCTCTCCTATTCGCTTTTTCAATCTTCAAATCAAGTTCTTCGGGCTTTTGAAATAAACGCAAACACCGGAGAAATTAGACTAAGAAAACTGTTAGACTTTGAGGAAATTCAGTCTTACCACATGGAAATCGAGGCCTCTGATGGAGGAGGCCTTTCAGGAAAATGCACAGTAGTAATAGACGTGACCGATGTAAACGACAACGCTCCTGAAATCACCATGTCATTACTCATCAGTGATATTCCAGAAAACGCCCCTGAAACTGTAGTCGCGATTTTTGGAATTTCAGATCCAGACTCTGGAGACAATGGAAAAATGGTGTGCTCCATCCAAGACCATCTGCCCTTCCTCTTGAAACCTAATGAAGAAAACTTCTACACGTTGGTAACTGAAAGAGCActggacagagagagcagagctgagTACAACATCACCATCATGGTCGCAGACCTGGGCACACCCAGACTCACAACCCAGCACACCATAACAGTGCAGGTTTCTGACGTCAACGACAATGCCCCCGCCTTCACCCAAATCTCATACACCATGTTTGTCAGGGAAAACAACAGCCCCGCCCTGCACATAGGCACCATCAGTGCCACAGACTCAGACTCAGGCTCCAATGCCCTCATCACCTACTCACTGCTGCCACCCCACGACCCACAGCTGGCCCTCGACTCTCTCATCTCTATCAATGCAGACAACGGCCAGCTGTTCGCGCTCAGGGCTTTGGACTATGAGGTCTTGCAGGCCTTTGAGTTCCACGTGGGCGCCACAGACCAAGGCTCACCCGCGCTCAGCAGCCAGGCTCTGGTGCGCGTGGTGGTGCTGGACAACAATGACAATGCACCCTTCGTACTCTACCCGCTGCAGAACGCCTCTGCGCCCTGCACAGAGTTGCTGCCCAGGGCTGCGGAGCCTGGATACCTGGTCACCAAGGTGGTGGCTGTGGATCGCGACTCTGGCCAGAATGCCTGGTTATCATTCCAGCTGCTCAAAGCCACGGAGCCAGGGCTGTTCAGCGTGTGGGCGCACAATGGCGAGGTGCGCACCACCAGGCTGCTGAGCGAGCGCGATGTGCCCAAGCACAGGCTGGTGCTGCTGGTCAAGGACAATGGCGATCCTCCAGGCTCTGCCAGTGTCACGCTGCACGTGTTGCTGGTCGATGGCTTCTCTCAGCCCTACCTGCCTTTGCCAGAGGTGGCACACGACCCTGCAAAAGAAGAAGATGCACTAACACTCTACCTGGTCATTGCCTTGgcctctgtgtcttctctcttcctcttgtctGTGCTGCTGTTTGTGGGGGTGAGGCTATGCAGGAAGGCCAGGGAGGCTTCTCTGGGTGGCTGTTCGATTCCTGAGGGACACTTTCCTGGCCACCTGGTGGATGTCAGCGGTGCGGGGACCCTGTCCCAGAGCTACCAGTATGAGGTGTGTCTGACAGGAGGTAGTGGGACAAATGAGTTTAAATTTCTTAAACCAGTACTTCCCAACTTCTTGAATGAAGGAGGTTACAGGAACAGGGAAGAGAATTCTAATTTTAGGGATTGTTTGGGGTTTAGCTAA
- the LOC117719706 gene encoding protocadherin-3, whose amino-acid sequence METALAKIPQQRQVAFLTILLLLWKSGSEAIRYSTPEETESGYLVANLAKDLGLRVGELATRGAQIHYKGNKELLQLDAETGNLFLKEKLDREALCGATEPCVLHFQIILENPVQFFQTELQLTDVNDHSPEFPDRKMPLTIPESAQPGTVFPLKAAQDSDIGSNAVQNYTVSPNIHFHVVTHSRSDGRKYPELVLDRALDREEQPELTLILTALDGGVPPRSGTTAVHIEVVDINDNASQFIQSLYEVQILENSPLDALVVTVSARDLDAGIYGNVAYSLFQSDGVSQPFVIDEVTGEIRLSKELDFEGISSYNIEIAATDGGGLSGKCTVAIQVLDMNDNPPELTIRKLTVPVPENSAETVVAVFSVSDSDSGDNGRMVCSIPNNIPFLLKPTFENYYSLVTEGPLDRESRAEYNITITVSDLGTPRLTTQQTVAVQVADINDNAPSFTQTSYTMFVRENNSPALHIGTISATDSDYGSNAHIIYSLLPPHDPQLDLASLISINSDNGQLFALRALDYEVLQTFEFHVDATDQGLPALSSQAQVRVVVLDDNDNAPFVLYPLQNASTPCTELLPRAADPGYLVTKVVAVDRDSGQNAWLSFQLLKATEPGLFSVWAHNGEVRTTRLLNERDAPKHKLLLLVKDNGDPLRSASVTLHVLVVDGFSQPYLPLAEVAQDSTQDDYDVLTLYLVIALASVSSLFLFSVLLFVGVRLCRRARAASLGDYSVPEGHFPGHLVDVSRAGTLSQSYQYEVCLNGGTGTNEFNFLKPLFPIAPTQAAAEERDNAVVRSNVEFY is encoded by the coding sequence ATGGAGACAGCGCTAGCAAAAATACCACAGCAAAGGCAAGTCGCTTTTCTTACTATATTGTTGCTATTGTGGAAATCTGGCTCTGAGGCCATTAGATATTCCACGCCAGAAGAAACAGAGAGTGGCTACTTGGTGGCTAATTTGGCAAAAGATCTGGGGCTCAGGGTTGGAGAACTAGCCACTAGAGGAGCTCAGATCCAttacaaaggaaacaaagagcTCCTGCAGCTGGATGCAGAGACTGGGAATTTGTTCTTGAAGGAAAAACTAGACCGTGAGGCACTATGTGGGGCGACAGAACCCTGTGTGCTGCACTTCCAGATCATACTGGAAAACCCTGTACAGTTCTTCCAAACTGAACTGCAGCTCACAGATGTAAACGACCATTCTCCAGAGTTCCCTGACAGGAAAATGCCTCTAACAATTCCTGAGAGTGCCCAGCCAGGGACCGTGTTTCCTCTGAAGGCTGCTCAGGACTCTGACATAGGAAGCAATGCTGTTCAGAACTACACAGTCAGTCCTAATATCCACTTCCATGTCGTCACTCACAGTCGCTCAGATGGCAGGAAATACCCAGAGCTGGTGCTGGACAGAGCCCTGGACAGGGAGGAGCAGCCTGAGCTCACTTTAATCCTCACTGCTCTGGATGGTGGAGTCCCACCCCGGTCAGGAACCACTGCAGTTCACATTGAAGTTGTGGACATCAATGATAATGCCTCCCAGTTTATACAGTCACTCTATGAGGTGCAGATTCTCGAAAATAGCCCCCTTGATGCCTTAGTTGTCACGGTGTCTGCCAGGGATTTAGATGCTGGGATATATGGCAATGTAGCCTATTCTCTGTTTCAAAGCGATGGAGTATCTCAACCATTTGTAATAGATGAAGTCACAGGAGAAATACGTCTGAGCAAAGAGCTGGATTTTGAAGGAATTAGCAGTTATAACATAGAAATCGCAGCCACAGATGGAGGGGGCCTATCAGGAAAATGCACTGTGGCTATACAGGTGTTGGATATGAATGACAATCCCCCAGAGTTGACGATTAGGAAGCTCACAGTCCCTGTCCCAGAAAATTCCGCCGAAACTGTAGTTGCTGTTTTTAGTGTTTCTGATTCTGATTCAGGGGACAATGGAAGGATGGTGTGTTCTATCCCAAACAATATTCCATTTCTCCTGAAACCCACATTTGAGAACTATTACAGTTTAGTGACAGAGGGACCACTCGatagagagagcagagctgaGTACAACATCACCATCACGGTCTCAGACCTGGGCACACCCAGGCTCACAACCCAGCAGACCGTAGCAGTACAGGTGGCTGACATCAACGACAATGCCCCCAGCTTCACCCAAACCTCCTACACCATGTTCGTCCGAGAGAACAACAGCCCCGCCCTGCACATAGGCACCATCAGTGCCACAGACTCAGACTATGGCTCCAATGCCCACATCATCTACTCGCTACTGCCTCCCCACGATCCACAGCTGGACCTTGCCTCGCTCATCTCCATCAATTCTGACAATGGGCAGCTGTTTGCTCTAAGGGCACTGGACTATGAGGTGCTTCAGACTTTCGAGTTCCACGTGGACGCTACAGACCAAGGCTTGCCCGCCCTCAGCAGCCAGGCTCAGGTGCGCGTGGTGGTGTTGGATGACAATGACAATGCTCCCTTCGTGCTCTACCCTTTGCAGAACGCCTCTACACCCTGTACTGAGCTACTCCCCAGGGCAGCAGATCCCGGATACCTGGTCACCAAGGTGGTGGCTGTAGATCGTGACTCTGGCCAGAATGCCTGGCTGTCGTTCCAGCTACTCAAGGCAACTGAGCCCGGGCTGTTCAGTGTGTGGGCGCACAATGGCGAGGTGCGCACCACCAGGCTGCTGAATGAGCGCGATGCTCCAAAGCACAAGCTCTTGCTGCTGGTAAAGGACAATGGCGATCCCCTGCGCTCTGCTAGTGTCACCCTTCACGTGCTAGTGGTGGATGGCTTCTCACAGCCTTACCTGCCATTGGCAGAGGTTGCACAGGATTCCACGCAGGACGATTATGACGTGCTCACGCTGTACCTAGTCATTGCCTTGGCATCTGTATCTtcactcttccttttctctgtgctGCTGTTTGTAGGGGTGAGGCTGTGTCGGAGGGCCAGGGCGGCCTCCCTGGGTGACTATTCTGTGCCTGAGGGACACTTTCCTGGCCACCTGGTGGATGTTAGTAGAGCGGGGACCCTGTCCCAGAGCTACCAATATGAGGTGTGTCTTAATGGAGGTACTGGAACAAATGAGTTCAACTTCCTTAAGCCATTGTTTCCTATCGCTCCGACCCAGGCTGCTGCTGAAGAAAGAGACAATGCTGTTGTGCGCAGTAACGTTGAATTCTATTAG
- the LOC117719709 gene encoding protocadherin-3-like, translating to MPEQRQVVFLTILLLLWKSGSEAIRYSMPEETESGYLVANLAKDLGFKVGKLATRGAQIHYKGNKELLQLDAETGNLFLKEKLDREALCGATEPCVLHFQIILENPVQFFQTELQLTDINDHSPEFPDREMLLKIPESAQPGTVFPLKAAQDPDIGSNAVQNYTVSPNHHFHVVTHSRSDGRKYPELVLDRTLDREEQPELTLTLTALDGGVPARSGTTAVHIEVVDINDNAPQFIQSLYEVQILENSPLDALVVTVSARDLDAGIYGNVAYSLFQGDGVSQPFVIDEITGEIRLSKELDFEGISGYNIEITATDGGDLLGKCTVAIQVLDVNDNPPELTIRKLTVPVPENSAETVVAVFSISDSDSGDNGRMVCSILNNNIPFLLKPTFENYYSLVTEGPLDRESRAEYNITIMVSDLGTPRLTTQHTITVQVSDINDNAPAFTQTSYTMFVRENNSPALHIGTISATDSDSGSNALITYSLLPPHDPQLDLNSLISINSDNGQLFALRALDYETLKAFEFHVGATDRGAPALSSQALVHVEVLDDNDNDPFVLYPLQNSSVPCTELLPREADSGYLVTKVVAVDSDSGQNAWLSFQLLKATEPGLFSVWAHNGEVRTTRLLSERDVPKHRLVLLVKDNGEPQRSVSVTLHVQLVNSFSQPYLLLPEVAHDSIHRDEEVLTLYLVIALASVSSLFLLSVLMFVGMRLCRKARAASLGVCSVPEGHFPGHLMDVSGAGTLSQSYQYDVCLSGDSMTGEFKFLKPLIPNVMVQGAGREVKEGSPCRDSFVFS from the coding sequence ATGCCAGAACAAAGGCAAGTCGTTTTTCTTACTATATTGTTGCTATTGTGGAAGTCTGGTTCTGAGGCCATTAGATATTCCATGCCAGAAGAAACAGAGAGTGGCTACTTGGTGGCAAACCTGGCAAAAGATCTGGGGTTCAAGGTGGGGAAACTGGCCACTAGAGGAGCTCAGATCCAttacaaaggaaacaaagagcTCCTGCAGCTGGATGCAGAGACTGGGAATTTGTTCTTGAAGGAAAAACTAGACCGTGAGGCCCTGTGTGGGGCGACAGAGCCCTGTGTGCTGCACTTCCAGATCATACTGGAAAACCCTGTGCAGTTCTTCCAAACTGAACTGCAGCTCACAGATATAAATGACCACTCTCCGGAGTTCCCTGACAGGGAAATGCTTCTAAAAATCCCTGAGAGTGCCCAGCCAGGGACCGTGTTTCCTCTGAAGGCAGCTCAGGACCCTGACATAGGGAGCAACGCTGTTCAGAACTACACAGTCAGTCCCAACCACCATTTCCATGTCGTTACTCACAGTCGCTCAGATGGCAGGAAATACCCAGAGCTGGTGCTGGACAGAACCCTGGACAGGGAGGAGCAGCCTGAACTCACTTTAACCCTCACTGCTCTGGATGGTGGAGTCCCAGCCCGGTCAGGAACCACTGCAGTTCACATTGAAGTTGTGGATATCAATGATAATGCCCCCCAGTTTATACAGTCACTCTACGAGGTGCAGATTCTCGAAAATAGCCCCCTTGATGCCTTAGTTGTCACGGTGTCTGCCAGGGATTTAGATGCTGGGATATATGGCAATGTAGCCTATTCTCTGTTTCAAGGTGATGGAGTATCTCAACCATTTGTGATAGATGAAATCACAGGAGAAATACGACTGAGCAAAGAGCTGGATTTTGAAGGAATTAGCGGTTATAACATAGAAATCACAGCCACCGATGGAGGAGACCTTTTAGGGAAATGCACTGTGGCTATACAGGTGTTGGATGTGAATGACAATCCCCCAGAGTTGACGATTAGGAAGCTCACAGTCCCTGTCCCAGAAAATTCCGCCGAAACTGTAGTTGCTGTTTTTAGTATTTCTGATTCAGATTCAGGGGACAATGGAAGGATGGTGTGTTCTATTCTGAACAATAATATTCCATTTCTCCTGAAACCCACATTTGAGAATTATTACAGTTTAGTGACAGAGGGGCCACTAGatagagagagcagagctgaGTACAACATCACCATCATGGTCTCAGACCTGGGCACACCCAGGCTCACAACCCAGCACACCATAACAGTGCAAGTCTCTGACATCAACGACAATGCCCCTGCCTTCACCCAAACCTCCTACACCATGTTCGTCCGCGAGAACAACAGCCCCGCCCTGCACATAGGCACCATCAGTGCCACAGACTCAGACTCTGGCTCCAATGCCCTCATCACCTACTCGCTGCTGCCGCCCCACGACCCACAGCTGGACCTTAACTCGCTCATCTCCATCAATTCTGACAATGGGCAGCTGTTCGCGCTCAGGGCACTGGACTATGAGACCCTGAAGGCCTTCGAGTTCCACGTGGGCGCCACGGACCGAGGCGCTCCCGCACTCAGCAGCCAGGCTCTGGTGCACGTGGAGGTGCTGGATGACAATGACAATGATCCCTTTGTGCTCTACCCACTGCAGAATTCCTCTGTGCCTTGCACTGAACTGTTGCCCAGGGAGGCGGATTCTGGATACCTGGTCACCAAGGTGGTGGCAGTGGACTCTGACTCTGGCCAGAATGCCTGGCTGTCATTCCAGTTACTCAAGGCCACAGAACCAGGGCTGTTCAGCGTGTGGGCACACAATGGCGAGGTGCGGACCACCAGGCTGCTGAGCGAGCGTGATGTGCCCAAGCACAGGCTGGTGCTGCTGGTCAAGGACAATGGAGAGCCTCAGCGCTCTGTCAGTGTCACACTGCACGTGCAATTGGTGAATAGTTTCTCTCAGccctacctgcttctgcctgagGTGGCGCACGACTCCATTCACCGGGATGAAGAGGTGCTCACGCTGTACCTGGTCATTGCCTTGGCTTCTGTGTCTTCGCTCTTTCTCTTGTCTGTCCTTATGTTTGTGGGAATGAGGCTGTGCAGAAAGGCCAGAGCGGCTTCTCTGGGTGTCTGCTCTGTGCCTGAGGGCCACTTTCCTGGCCACTTGATGGATGTCAGCGGTGCGGGGACCCTGTCCCAGAGCTACCAGTATGATGTGTGTCTATCAGGAGACTCTATGACTGGTGAGTTCAAGTTCCTCAAACCCCTGATTCCCAATGTAATGGTTCAGGGCGCTGGGAGAGAAGTGAAGGAAGGTTCCCCTTGCAGGGATAGCTTTGTGTTCAGTTAA